A single window of Carassius auratus strain Wakin chromosome 9, ASM336829v1, whole genome shotgun sequence DNA harbors:
- the LOC113108556 gene encoding phospholipase A1 member A isoform X2 — protein MLIIEAISWKWIKTFVYLSMCITSAVGNEEASRKCADFNNTTLLGYRQGTKLQVQYLLLTRKNADCASLFTQDCLNHTQKHTAYFNSSLPTKVIVHGYRALGSKPSWVSGLSQALLREEDVNVLVVDWIYGASFAYNLVVDNYKEVAVQISVLINQLTKYGSMLESFHFIGVSLGAHVCGFVGTIFEGKLGRITGLDPAGPMFKSADPFDRLDSSDALFVEAIHTDSDYFGISIPVGHVDFFLNGGMDQAGCARSKFASMYGYVICDHMRALHVYMSALNSSCSLIGFPCSNYEEFLAGKCVTCEGSFKGTCPQIGLLKNSGITANPLPTQEKVYLLTTATAPYCAHHILVELKVSPLDKTAEFQLTLISVGHPETELKLKIHTDEMLHKKVAAHPEQLCKIDSVQLKNTGGRFYRQGDIHFEYICISEIPQTRGLVPLCVKNINIGRGVPWSHDFVQLC, from the exons ATGTTGATCATTGAAGCCATATCTTGGAAATGGATCAAgacttttgtttatttgtcaatGTGCATTACCTCTGCTGTGG GTAATGAGGAAGCATCCCGAAAGTGTGCTGACTTCAACAACACCACTTTGCTGGGATACAGACAGGGCACCAAGCTCCAGGTTCAGTACCTTCTTCTTACACGAAAGAATGCAGACTGTGCCAGCCTCTTCACACAGGACTGCCTCAACCATACCCAGAAACACACAGCTTACTTCAACTCATCCCTCCCCACTAAAGTCATTGTTCATGGATACAG GGCTCTGGGCAGTAAGCCTTCCTGGGTGAGTGGCTTATCCCAGGCTCTTCTGCGGGAAGAGGACGTGAATGTTCTGGTGGTGGACTGGATCTATGGAGCCTCGTTTGCTTATAATCTGGTGGTAGATAACTACAAGGAGGTGGCAGTGCAGATATCAGTGCTTATCAATCAGCTTACG AAGTATGGAAGCATGCTGGAATCTTTTCATTTCATTGGTGTGAGTCTTGGAGCACACGTGTGTGGATTTGTAGGGACCATTTTTGAAGGCAAGCTGGGTCGAATTACAg GTCTGGACCCAGCAGGCCCGATGTTCAAGAGCGCTGATCCATTTGACCGTCTGGATTCATCTGATGCTTTGTTTGTCGAGGCCATTCACACTGACTCTGACT ACTTTGGTATATCTATTCCTGTTGGGCATGTGGACTTCTTCTTAAATGGCGGAATGGACCAAGCCGGTTGTGCACGCTCAAAGTTTGCATCAA TGTATGGTTATGTCATTTGTGACCACATGAGGGCACTGCACGTCTACATGAGCGCCCTGAATAGCTCCTGTTCCCTTATTGGATTTCCCTGCTCCAATTATGAGGAATTCCTGGCAGGAAAATGCGTCACCTGCGAGGGGTCCTTCAAGGGCACATGCCCGCAAATAG GTTTGTTAAAGAACAGTGGGATAACAGCGAATCCCCTGCCAACTCAAGAGAAGGTCTATCTTCTGACCACTGCTACGGCTCCTTATTGTG CGCATCACATCCTAGTGGAATTGAAGGTTTCCCCTTTAGACAAGACTGCTGAATTTCAGCTGACCCTGATCTCTGTGGGACACCCTGAGACAGAGCTGAAACTCAAAAT ACATACAGATGAAATGCTGCATAAAAAGGTGGCTGCACACCCAGAGCAACTGTGTAAAATTGACTCAGTGCAGCTGAAAAACACAGGAGGACGATTCTACAGACAAGGAGATATTCATTTTGAGTATATCTGCATCTCCGAAATCCCTCAAACCAG AGGGCTGGTTCCTTTATGTGTGAAGAACATTAATATTGGACGGGGAGTGCCATGGTCACACGACTTTGTACAGTTGTGCTAA
- the LOC113108556 gene encoding phospholipase A1 member A isoform X1: MLIIEAISWKWIKTFVYLSMCITSAVGNEEASRKCADFNNTTLLGYRQGTKLQVQYLLLTRKNADCASLFTQDCLNHTQKHTAYFNSSLPTKVIVHGYRALGSKPSWVSGLSQALLREEDVNVLVVDWIYGASFAYNLVVDNYKEVAVQISVLINQLTKYGSMLESFHFIGVSLGAHVCGFVGTIFEGKLGRITGLDPAGPMFKSADPFDRLDSSDALFVEAIHTDSDYFGISIPVGHVDFFLNGGMDQAGCARSKFASIFIYFPVYGYVICDHMRALHVYMSALNSSCSLIGFPCSNYEEFLAGKCVTCEGSFKGTCPQIGLLKNSGITANPLPTQEKVYLLTTATAPYCAHHILVELKVSPLDKTAEFQLTLISVGHPETELKLKIHTDEMLHKKVAAHPEQLCKIDSVQLKNTGGRFYRQGDIHFEYICISEIPQTRGLVPLCVKNINIGRGVPWSHDFVQLC; the protein is encoded by the exons ATGTTGATCATTGAAGCCATATCTTGGAAATGGATCAAgacttttgtttatttgtcaatGTGCATTACCTCTGCTGTGG GTAATGAGGAAGCATCCCGAAAGTGTGCTGACTTCAACAACACCACTTTGCTGGGATACAGACAGGGCACCAAGCTCCAGGTTCAGTACCTTCTTCTTACACGAAAGAATGCAGACTGTGCCAGCCTCTTCACACAGGACTGCCTCAACCATACCCAGAAACACACAGCTTACTTCAACTCATCCCTCCCCACTAAAGTCATTGTTCATGGATACAG GGCTCTGGGCAGTAAGCCTTCCTGGGTGAGTGGCTTATCCCAGGCTCTTCTGCGGGAAGAGGACGTGAATGTTCTGGTGGTGGACTGGATCTATGGAGCCTCGTTTGCTTATAATCTGGTGGTAGATAACTACAAGGAGGTGGCAGTGCAGATATCAGTGCTTATCAATCAGCTTACG AAGTATGGAAGCATGCTGGAATCTTTTCATTTCATTGGTGTGAGTCTTGGAGCACACGTGTGTGGATTTGTAGGGACCATTTTTGAAGGCAAGCTGGGTCGAATTACAg GTCTGGACCCAGCAGGCCCGATGTTCAAGAGCGCTGATCCATTTGACCGTCTGGATTCATCTGATGCTTTGTTTGTCGAGGCCATTCACACTGACTCTGACT ACTTTGGTATATCTATTCCTGTTGGGCATGTGGACTTCTTCTTAAATGGCGGAATGGACCAAGCCGGTTGTGCACGCTCAAAGTTTGCATCAA TTTTTATCTACTTTCCAGTGTATGGTTATGTCATTTGTGACCACATGAGGGCACTGCACGTCTACATGAGCGCCCTGAATAGCTCCTGTTCCCTTATTGGATTTCCCTGCTCCAATTATGAGGAATTCCTGGCAGGAAAATGCGTCACCTGCGAGGGGTCCTTCAAGGGCACATGCCCGCAAATAG GTTTGTTAAAGAACAGTGGGATAACAGCGAATCCCCTGCCAACTCAAGAGAAGGTCTATCTTCTGACCACTGCTACGGCTCCTTATTGTG CGCATCACATCCTAGTGGAATTGAAGGTTTCCCCTTTAGACAAGACTGCTGAATTTCAGCTGACCCTGATCTCTGTGGGACACCCTGAGACAGAGCTGAAACTCAAAAT ACATACAGATGAAATGCTGCATAAAAAGGTGGCTGCACACCCAGAGCAACTGTGTAAAATTGACTCAGTGCAGCTGAAAAACACAGGAGGACGATTCTACAGACAAGGAGATATTCATTTTGAGTATATCTGCATCTCCGAAATCCCTCAAACCAG AGGGCTGGTTCCTTTATGTGTGAAGAACATTAATATTGGACGGGGAGTGCCATGGTCACACGACTTTGTACAGTTGTGCTAA
- the LOC113108554 gene encoding 3 beta-hydroxysteroid dehydrogenase/Delta 5-->4-isomerase has product MTLSGDVCVVTGACGFLGEKLVRLLLEEEKLSEIRLLDRKIKSELIQSLDDCKGETKVSVLEGDIRDRELLRRACKGAALVFHTASLIDVTGAVEYSELYGVNVKGTELLLETCIQENVSSLIYTSSIEVAGPNPHGDPIINGNEDTPYSSCLKFSYSKTKYEAEQICLQASGELLRNGGHLATCALRPMFIYGPGCRFTLDHLRNGIRNGNVLMRTSRRNAKVNPVYVGNAALAHLQAGRALKDSQKRAVMGGNFYYISDDTPPISYSDFNSAVLSPLGFRIKERPILPFSLLYLLAYLMELLQVVLRPFLKFTPPLNRQLLTMLNTPFSFSYQKAHRDFGYCPRYDWEEARKCTSDWLASVLPIERQQMNLK; this is encoded by the exons ATGACTCTGTCAGGAGATGTGTGTGTTGTGACGGGAGCCTGCGGGTTTCTGGGAGAAAAGCTGGTCAGGCTGTTGCTGGAAGAGGAGAAGCTTTCTGAGATCCGACTGCTGGATAGAAAAATAAAGTCTGAGCTAATACAGTCTCTTGATG ATTGCAAGGGAGAGACTAAAGTGAGTGTTTTGGAGGGTGATATCAGGGACCGTGAGCTACTGCGAAGAGCGTGTAAAGGAGCAGCATTGGTTTTCCACACTGCATCTCTCATCGATGTCACTGGAGCAGTTGAATACAGTGAATTATATGGAGTTAATGTCAAAG GAACAGAGCTGCTGCTCGAGACCTGCATCCAAGAAAACGTGTCCTCCTTAATTTATACTAGCAGCATTGAGGTGGCTGGTCCCAATCCCCATGGTGATCCAATAATCAATGGTAATGAGGACACCCCTTACTCCTCCTGTCTTAAGTTTAGCTACAGCAAAACCAAGTATGAGGCTGAACAGATTTGCCTTCAGGCCAGTGGAGAGCTGCTCCGTAATGGAGGTCATCTGGCTACCTGTGCACTGAGGCCCATGTTCATCTATGGACCAGGCTGTCGATTTACTTTAGACCACTTGAGGAATGGAATCCGCAATGGAAATGTGCTGATGAGAACATCACGACGAAATGCAAAAGTGAATCCTGTATATGTGGGAAACGCAGCCCTGGCACATTTACAAGCAGGCCGGGCCCTCAAAGATTCCCAGAAAAGGGCCGTGATGGGTGGAAACTTCTATTACATCTCAGACGACACACCGCCTATAAGCTACTCAGACTTTAACTCTGCTGTTCTTTCACCATTAGGCTTTAGGATAAAAGAGAGGCCCATTCTGCCCTTCTCACTTCTGTATCTTCTGGCGTACCTCATGGAACTACTGCAAGTTGTGCTCCGACCCTTCCTGAAGTTCACTCCTCCCTTAAACAGGCAGCTACTGACCATGTTAAACACACCCTTTAGTTTCTCATATCAAAAGGCCCACAGGGATTTTGGATATTGCCCTCGCTATGACTGGGAAGAGGCACGTAAGTGCACTAGCGACTGGTTAGCATCTGTCTTACCCATAGAGAGACAACAAATGAACTTGAAATAA
- the LOC113108558 gene encoding cytochrome c oxidase copper chaperone has protein sequence MSSLSAASVEASPAIEEAEQKKPLKPCCACPDTKKARDACIIEKGEESCTGLIEAHKECMRALGFKI, from the exons ATGTCAAGCCTGTCAGCAGCCAGTGTGGAGGCTTCACCAGCAATAGAGGAAGCAGAGCAGAAGAAACCTCTCAAACCATGCTGTGCGTGTCCTGACACAAAAAAAGCACGAGATGCATG CATAATTGAAAAGGGAGAAGAAAGCTGCACAGGCCTCATCGAAGCGCACAAGGAGTGCATGAGGGCACTTGGTTTTAAGATATAA